In a genomic window of Candidatus Cybelea sp.:
- a CDS encoding HAMP domain-containing sensor histidine kinase codes for MKLAARLSALYAALLGVTVLVVILASSISLVFELWRFSGDVMIAKHEEARILVDQYRREGMSLKQAAPEIVNALGGIGMRITVYDLKGNFLAGDKTLRPKALGQVLAAGGMSHFIPPSLRNPQEVAAHPPRGVQEFRVGYPPVPPDPTRLEPLSLTYVEGGYVGFAPSLLLLIISLVPYWRIVLTIAAVAIVISWFIGRVFAQQSLRPINEVSDSLKALAEGDYTQRRFVMAGGDEIASLTAAFNEAAASVATAIEHRRKAEQRMRQFAADAGHELRTPLTVIAGYIDVLRRGAIEEPRIARTILATMSLEKEHMRGLIDRLMRLARLDSEAPPNIEAVNLADLLRSQVDAARRLDDRRMIDYSVDGVESVQADKGELSEAVWNVIENALKYAPDAAIHLRAARTNGHATITVSDEGPGMSEAERVHAFERFYRGDQRGEITGSGLGLAIAKRAVERSGGDISIDSAPGHGTAVTITI; via the coding sequence ATGAAGCTGGCGGCGAGGCTTTCGGCTCTGTACGCGGCGCTTTTGGGCGTCACGGTCCTGGTCGTTATTTTGGCCTCGTCGATCTCGCTCGTATTCGAGTTGTGGCGCTTCTCGGGCGACGTGATGATCGCCAAACACGAAGAGGCCCGCATTCTCGTCGATCAATACCGCCGCGAAGGCATGTCGCTCAAGCAGGCCGCGCCGGAGATCGTCAACGCGCTCGGCGGCATCGGCATGCGCATCACCGTCTACGATCTCAAAGGCAACTTTCTCGCCGGCGATAAGACGCTGCGCCCGAAAGCGCTCGGCCAGGTGCTCGCCGCCGGCGGGATGTCGCACTTCATTCCGCCGTCGCTGCGCAATCCGCAAGAGGTCGCCGCCCATCCGCCTCGCGGCGTGCAGGAATTTCGCGTCGGCTATCCGCCGGTGCCGCCCGATCCGACGCGCCTCGAACCGCTCTCGCTCACCTATGTCGAGGGCGGTTACGTCGGCTTCGCGCCCTCGCTGCTACTGCTGATCATCTCGCTGGTTCCCTACTGGCGGATCGTGCTGACGATCGCGGCAGTGGCGATCGTGATCTCTTGGTTCATCGGGCGCGTCTTCGCGCAGCAGTCGCTGCGCCCGATCAACGAGGTGAGCGATTCGCTCAAGGCACTCGCCGAAGGCGACTACACGCAGCGCCGCTTCGTGATGGCCGGGGGCGACGAGATCGCGTCGCTCACCGCGGCCTTCAACGAAGCCGCCGCCAGCGTCGCGACCGCGATCGAGCACCGCCGCAAGGCCGAGCAGCGGATGCGCCAGTTCGCCGCCGACGCCGGCCACGAACTGCGCACCCCGCTGACCGTGATCGCCGGCTACATCGACGTGCTGCGCCGCGGGGCGATCGAAGAGCCGCGCATCGCGCGCACGATCCTCGCCACGATGTCGCTCGAGAAGGAGCACATGCGCGGCCTGATCGACCGCCTGATGCGTCTGGCACGCCTAGATTCCGAAGCGCCGCCGAACATCGAAGCGGTTAATCTCGCGGACTTGCTGCGCAGCCAGGTCGACGCCGCACGTCGGCTCGACGACCGTCGCATGATCGACTACAGCGTCGACGGCGTCGAGAGCGTGCAGGCCGATAAGGGCGAGCTGTCCGAAGCGGTGTGGAACGTGATCGAGAACGCGCTCAAATACGCGCCCGACGCGGCGATCCATCTGCGCGCCGCGCGCACCAACGGCCACGCGACGATCACCGTGAGCGACGAAGGGCCTGGGATGTCGGAGGCCGAGCGCGTGCACGCCTTCGAACGATTCTATCGCGGCGATCAGCGCGGCGAGATAACCGGCAGCGGCTTGGGCCTCGCGATTGCCAAGCGCGCCGTCGAACGTTCCGGCGGCGATATCTCGATCGACAGCGCGCCCGGACACGGTACCGCAGTTACCATCACCATTTAA
- a CDS encoding TonB-dependent receptor has protein sequence MLRRSLAAACAFLIAFVTWGASPAVAQSDTGEIVIVVQDAQTKQPIDLARVLLDGPVITSEITTKSGKVDFTDVPDGIYRARIIKRGYQSLTSNAFEVLDGRLVTVSFALALDTGNLKVIGTVTAKSSATISSTSIDANSPQRRLSNDLADALNKLSGVSVSTSSDDSDATQTISLEGHDASQTQLTLDGIPLNAPGSAGNLGGFATDLFGGASVHQGASLGGLAGSVNFSTLQPTLSWVTSLQLSTGTYGRYNYSVGETGSLGKLGIAVQSVSRLNPSLVDGDLYTDASGLNYVHDGDSTISGNLITARYEFGDSNSLTGLFMNSTRNTNVVCLRYNGDPATTLPCGYGPNNTDDSNVQMYSLTDNALLGATQLQGSIFSLDSSSLNDQLARYVNGVPAPTGFSSDTKSSGYSLNATLPGQQRHTISFQAYGADSQFATTPLVEEAVPYYNGYTTTQYNVLQTTDTIHSSDRLTLAGSAGISTATGNSGLSELASVAATWKPTTRDTYSASFALGGAAATQGRLQILSDPASVRFDCNGKVAYGNAPGENPQNSSSNSLRVSYTHQLHGGNLSLTLYRQVQNGVLLPVYVNGDVLTQLGQLPLGYVAQVAQIYNSPAGCNTPSYQTFTAQQLYFTTPVAGVQRLYQGAELTGFLTFGDLVVQPYYNLTGAQANSFSYIFDNPFSITIPGQQLPNVPLQKAGLVLDYKAPHSILEWLADAQHVSANNPNNLPAYTTYDAGVTANLHIGTLTLAATNITNTYSGVFASPANAVAFTTAGGYVIPNIARPLQPRTLSATWSVKFGPGTTSTQTGTAFHARGSGGGGRFLGGPGGGPGAPGGPGGSRGGGGQNGGGFRQLFSPLPQTPPADPFAAGTNPATCSAQNAPKAQQLSGELKAYVAQIEAARTAAGYPATMASPALSDATVIYHGLGTTYALAITPKGSGTLRALAGCIPLHIARADDVTQRKLYTASSPLFFVPQLTFMPAVGLYIVARQQTPGQEAFRVYKLPVSPPKAPFEVRSATECTGAVKNLATQALEELRKHFADGSPAPSWTITPHTAKSGTWYELDPGDPTVVPALLFCGHVATATADELSKLGYDGKLVPELNYAPALGIYLLPPARRNNRGAAAASSPGPSPSP, from the coding sequence ATGCTCCGACGTTCGCTCGCCGCCGCTTGCGCTTTCCTCATCGCATTCGTTACCTGGGGCGCCAGCCCAGCCGTCGCGCAATCCGATACCGGCGAGATCGTCATCGTCGTGCAAGACGCGCAGACCAAGCAGCCGATCGATCTGGCACGCGTGCTGCTCGACGGCCCGGTGATCACCTCGGAGATCACGACGAAGAGCGGCAAGGTCGACTTCACCGACGTTCCCGACGGTATCTATCGCGCGCGCATCATCAAGCGCGGCTACCAGAGCCTCACCTCAAATGCCTTCGAAGTGCTCGACGGCCGGCTGGTTACCGTGAGCTTCGCGCTTGCGCTCGATACCGGCAATCTCAAAGTAATCGGTACCGTCACCGCCAAGTCGAGCGCGACGATCTCAAGCACGAGCATCGATGCAAACTCGCCGCAGCGCCGGCTCTCCAACGATCTCGCCGACGCACTCAACAAACTCTCCGGGGTGAGCGTCTCGACCTCGAGCGACGATTCCGACGCGACGCAGACGATCTCGCTGGAAGGCCACGACGCCAGCCAAACGCAGCTCACGCTCGACGGCATTCCGCTCAATGCGCCGGGTTCGGCTGGGAATCTCGGCGGCTTCGCGACCGATCTGTTCGGCGGCGCCTCGGTACATCAGGGCGCGTCGCTGGGCGGCCTCGCCGGCTCGGTAAACTTCAGCACGCTGCAGCCGACACTCAGCTGGGTGACCTCGCTGCAGCTCTCGACCGGCACCTACGGGCGCTACAACTATTCGGTCGGCGAGACGGGATCGCTGGGCAAGCTCGGCATCGCGGTGCAGAGCGTCAGCCGCCTCAACCCCAGCCTGGTCGACGGCGATCTCTATACCGATGCGAGCGGGCTGAACTACGTGCACGACGGCGACAGCACGATCTCCGGCAACCTGATCACCGCGCGCTACGAGTTCGGCGATTCCAACTCGCTCACCGGACTCTTCATGAACTCGACCCGCAATACCAACGTCGTCTGCCTGCGCTACAACGGCGATCCGGCGACGACGCTGCCCTGCGGCTACGGCCCCAACAACACCGACGACAGCAACGTGCAGATGTACTCGCTCACCGATAACGCCCTGCTCGGCGCGACGCAACTGCAGGGTTCGATCTTTTCGCTCGATTCAAGCAGCCTCAACGATCAGTTGGCGCGCTACGTCAACGGGGTGCCGGCGCCGACCGGCTTCTCCAGCGATACGAAGAGCTCGGGCTACTCGCTCAATGCGACGCTGCCCGGGCAGCAGCGCCATACGATCTCCTTTCAAGCCTACGGCGCCGACTCACAGTTCGCGACGACGCCGCTGGTAGAAGAAGCGGTTCCCTACTACAACGGGTACACCACGACGCAGTACAACGTGCTGCAGACGACCGACACCATTCACTCCAGCGACCGGCTGACGCTGGCGGGCTCGGCGGGCATCTCCACCGCGACCGGCAACAGCGGTCTCTCCGAGCTCGCCAGCGTGGCGGCGACCTGGAAGCCGACGACGCGCGACACCTACAGCGCGAGCTTTGCACTGGGCGGCGCCGCGGCGACGCAGGGACGGCTGCAGATTCTCTCCGATCCGGCCTCGGTGCGCTTCGACTGCAACGGCAAGGTAGCATATGGTAACGCGCCGGGAGAGAATCCGCAGAACAGCTCCTCGAACTCGCTGCGCGTCAGCTACACGCATCAGCTGCACGGCGGCAACCTCTCGCTGACCCTCTACCGCCAGGTGCAAAACGGCGTGCTGCTGCCGGTCTACGTTAACGGCGACGTGCTCACCCAGCTCGGGCAGCTGCCGCTGGGCTACGTGGCGCAGGTCGCGCAGATCTACAACTCGCCGGCGGGCTGCAACACGCCGTCGTATCAGACTTTCACCGCGCAGCAGCTCTACTTCACGACGCCGGTCGCGGGCGTGCAGCGGCTCTACCAGGGCGCGGAGCTCACCGGTTTTCTCACCTTCGGCGATCTGGTCGTGCAGCCGTACTACAATCTTACCGGCGCGCAGGCGAACTCGTTTTCGTACATCTTCGACAACCCGTTTTCGATCACGATTCCGGGCCAGCAGCTCCCCAACGTGCCGCTGCAGAAGGCGGGGCTCGTGCTCGACTACAAGGCGCCGCACTCGATTCTCGAGTGGCTGGCCGACGCGCAGCACGTCAGCGCGAACAATCCCAACAATCTGCCGGCCTACACGACCTACGATGCGGGTGTCACCGCAAATCTCCACATCGGTACGCTGACGCTGGCCGCGACGAACATCACCAACACCTACTCCGGTGTATTCGCCAGCCCCGCCAACGCGGTGGCCTTTACGACCGCGGGCGGCTACGTGATTCCCAACATCGCACGGCCGCTACAGCCGCGCACCCTTTCGGCGACGTGGTCGGTAAAATTCGGACCGGGGACGACCTCGACGCAGACCGGCACCGCGTTTCACGCGCGCGGCAGCGGCGGGGGCGGACGATTCCTGGGCGGACCCGGCGGCGGCCCGGGCGCACCTGGCGGACCCGGCGGTTCGCGCGGCGGGGGCGGTCAGAACGGCGGCGGTTTTCGCCAGCTCTTCTCGCCGCTGCCGCAGACGCCGCCGGCCGATCCGTTCGCGGCCGGTACGAATCCGGCGACCTGCAGCGCGCAGAACGCGCCGAAGGCGCAGCAGCTCAGCGGCGAACTCAAAGCCTACGTGGCGCAGATCGAAGCGGCGCGCACCGCGGCGGGCTATCCCGCGACGATGGCGTCGCCCGCGCTCTCCGATGCAACGGTCATCTATCACGGTTTGGGCACCACCTACGCGCTCGCGATCACCCCCAAGGGTTCGGGAACGCTGCGCGCGCTCGCGGGCTGCATTCCGCTGCACATCGCGCGCGCCGACGACGTGACGCAGCGCAAGCTCTACACCGCGTCGAGCCCGCTCTTCTTCGTGCCGCAGCTCACGTTCATGCCGGCGGTCGGGCTCTACATCGTTGCGCGCCAGCAGACGCCGGGGCAGGAAGCGTTCCGGGTCTACAAGCTCCCGGTGTCGCCGCCGAAGGCGCCGTTTGAAGTGCGCAGCGCGACCGAGTGCACCGGAGCGGTGAAGAATCTGGCGACGCAGGCGCTCGAGGAGCTGCGCAAACACTTCGCCGACGGTTCGCCGGCGCCGAGCTGGACGATCACGCCGCACACCGCCAAGAGCGGCACGTGGTACGAACTCGATCCGGGCGATCCAACGGTCGTCCCGGCGCTGCTCTTCTGCGGGCACGTCGCGACCGCGACGGCCGACGAGTTGAGCAAACTCGGCTACGACGGTAAGCTCGTGCCCGAGCTTAACTACGCGCCGGCGCTGGGGATCTACTTACTGCCGCCGGCGCGGCGCAATAACCGCGGCGCGGCCGCCGCTTCGTCGCCCGGTCCGTCGCCCTCACCCTAG
- a CDS encoding DNA-3-methyladenine glycosylase I: protein MADTIPDVITPASLADYLEVMTRAVFQAGVRWQQIAEHWDAYQEAFAGFEPSRVALFDELDVERILQRPGIMRTSRKVRATIGNAVALLQTDHDYGFKNYLRSFTTYAELAKDFRKRFKFMGEMNVWYVLFRTGEPVPRFEEWIVTIPGMHPRMREMVERAREAGRSPERLG, encoded by the coding sequence GTGGCCGACACGATTCCCGACGTCATCACGCCCGCCTCGCTCGCCGACTATCTCGAGGTAATGACGCGCGCGGTATTCCAAGCAGGTGTGCGGTGGCAGCAAATTGCCGAGCACTGGGACGCCTACCAGGAGGCCTTTGCCGGCTTCGAGCCGAGCCGCGTCGCGCTCTTCGACGAGCTCGATGTCGAACGCATTCTGCAGCGCCCCGGCATCATGCGGACCTCGCGCAAGGTGCGCGCGACGATCGGCAACGCGGTCGCCCTACTGCAGACCGATCACGACTACGGTTTCAAGAACTACCTGCGCTCCTTCACGACCTACGCCGAGCTTGCCAAGGACTTTAGGAAGCGCTTTAAATTCATGGGCGAGATGAACGTCTGGTACGTGCTCTTTCGCACCGGCGAACCCGTTCCGCGCTTCGAAGAATGGATCGTTACGATCCCGGGCATGCACCCGCGGATGCGCGAGATGGTCGAGCGCGCGCGTGAAGCGGGCCGCTCGCCCGAACGCCTAGGGTGA
- a CDS encoding zinc-ribbon domain containing protein — MYVDEMLNCVDCGRQFVFSSGEQRFYEQKGFQNKPNRCPDCRQARKQMRTAGGGGGGGVERGAGRPREMFTATCSQCGGVAEVPFSPRGDKPVYCRDCFASRPSYR, encoded by the coding sequence GTGTACGTAGATGAAATGCTCAATTGTGTGGACTGCGGACGCCAGTTCGTCTTCAGTTCGGGCGAACAACGTTTTTACGAACAAAAAGGTTTTCAGAACAAACCGAATCGCTGCCCCGATTGCCGTCAGGCGCGCAAGCAGATGCGCACGGCCGGCGGTGGCGGCGGGGGCGGCGTCGAACGCGGCGCCGGACGTCCGCGCGAGATGTTCACCGCGACGTGCAGTCAGTGCGGCGGCGTAGCCGAGGTGCCGTTCAGTCCGCGCGGCGATAAGCCGGTCTACTGTCGCGACTGCTTCGCGTCGCGTCCGTCGTATCGCTGA
- a CDS encoding NAD(P)/FAD-dependent oxidoreductase, translated as MGAGHNGLACAALLAKAGRSVAVFESAAVLGGAAVSDRSLWPGYTLSTASYVLSLLDPWLVEYLDLRAHGLSYYRKDPYAFTPLPDGRSLLLGSDRAANAREISAFEPRDVEGLEKFIERTDRLGGALFDSFSDDEPAFERFDAQIQADLRGSAAALVEQYISTPVLAAELVNDGLIGTYRGPRDPGTGYVLAHHLAGRVLGAQGAWAFVRGGMGSVSQALASAALAHGAHLFVGDGVERVLLDEDGAAYGIVAGGATVRARAVASNAHPRTTFLDLLEADALDPAFVTRVEQWQTVGCSLKLNLALGELPNFTCRPGTEAQPHHRATIHLAPTVDYLQKAYTDARERGESEAPLVECFLQTTTEPSLAPPGKHILSIFAQYYPYDRADGWTDAKRDAAADTIVAMLGEVAPNLPGAVEHRQVLAAPDLEARFGLRGGHIFHGELLPGQIYEERFATRTPVPNLYLCGSGAHPGGCVSGFPGKRAANAILRDLT; from the coding sequence ATCGGCGCCGGGCACAACGGTTTGGCTTGCGCTGCGCTGCTGGCGAAGGCCGGCCGATCGGTCGCCGTTTTCGAAAGCGCCGCCGTTTTAGGCGGCGCTGCCGTTAGCGACCGCTCTCTGTGGCCCGGCTATACGCTCTCCACGGCGTCGTATGTCTTGAGCCTACTCGACCCGTGGCTGGTCGAATACCTCGACCTGCGCGCGCACGGGCTCTCGTATTATCGCAAGGATCCTTACGCGTTCACGCCGCTGCCGGACGGGCGTTCGCTGCTGCTGGGCTCCGATCGCGCGGCCAACGCGCGCGAGATCTCGGCGTTCGAGCCGCGTGACGTCGAGGGCCTGGAAAAGTTCATCGAACGCACCGATCGGTTGGGGGGCGCGCTCTTCGATTCATTCTCCGACGACGAGCCGGCCTTCGAGCGCTTCGACGCGCAAATACAGGCCGACTTGCGCGGTTCGGCGGCGGCACTCGTCGAGCAGTACATCTCGACACCGGTGCTGGCGGCAGAGCTCGTCAACGACGGATTGATCGGCACCTATCGCGGACCGCGCGATCCGGGAACGGGCTACGTGCTCGCGCATCACCTCGCGGGGCGCGTGCTCGGCGCACAAGGCGCGTGGGCATTCGTGCGCGGCGGGATGGGTTCGGTCTCGCAGGCGCTCGCTTCGGCGGCGCTTGCGCACGGCGCGCATCTCTTCGTGGGCGACGGCGTCGAGCGCGTGCTGCTCGACGAAGACGGCGCGGCCTACGGTATCGTCGCGGGTGGAGCGACGGTGCGCGCGCGGGCGGTCGCCTCGAACGCGCACCCGCGCACGACCTTTCTCGATCTGCTCGAGGCAGATGCGCTCGATCCGGCCTTCGTTACGCGTGTTGAGCAGTGGCAGACGGTCGGATGTTCGTTGAAGCTCAATCTTGCGCTGGGCGAACTGCCGAACTTCACGTGCCGGCCGGGAACCGAGGCTCAGCCGCACCACCGCGCGACGATTCATTTAGCGCCGACCGTCGACTATCTGCAGAAGGCCTACACCGACGCGCGCGAGCGCGGCGAGAGCGAGGCGCCGCTGGTCGAGTGTTTTTTGCAGACGACGACGGAGCCGTCGCTCGCGCCGCCGGGCAAACACATTCTCTCAATCTTCGCGCAGTACTATCCGTACGACCGTGCTGACGGCTGGACGGATGCCAAGCGCGACGCGGCGGCAGATACGATCGTGGCGATGCTGGGCGAGGTTGCGCCGAATCTTCCGGGCGCCGTCGAGCATCGGCAAGTGCTGGCCGCGCCCGATCTCGAGGCGCGCTTTGGCCTGCGCGGCGGCCACATCTTTCACGGCGAACTCTTACCCGGCCAGATCTACGAGGAGCGGTTTGCAACGCGCACGCCGGTGCCGAACCTCTATCTCTGCGGTTCGGGCGCGCATCCCGGCGGCTGCGTCAGCGGCTTTCCCGGCAAGCGTGCTGCAAACGCGATACTCCGAGACTTAACCTAG
- a CDS encoding ferritin-like domain-containing protein — translation MKGRSLLKTLKDLFYETLRDMYYAEKKILRTLPKLARAVNSDELREAFLHHRDETEGQVERIERVFDLIGKTARGKTCDAIDGIIEEGNGVMEEFKGNPALDAGLLAGAQAVEHYEISRYGTLIAWAKQMTLAEAVDLFQETLEQEVRTDELLTKIAKKAVNAAAAA, via the coding sequence ATGAAAGGCCGATCGTTGCTGAAAACACTCAAAGACTTGTTTTACGAAACCCTCCGCGACATGTACTACGCGGAAAAAAAGATCCTGCGAACCCTTCCCAAACTTGCCCGGGCCGTGAACTCCGACGAGTTGCGCGAGGCCTTTCTGCACCATCGCGACGAGACCGAAGGGCAAGTCGAACGCATCGAGCGCGTCTTCGATCTCATCGGCAAGACTGCTCGTGGAAAGACCTGTGACGCAATCGACGGCATTATCGAAGAAGGGAATGGGGTCATGGAAGAGTTCAAGGGCAACCCCGCCTTGGATGCCGGCCTTCTCGCAGGCGCCCAGGCCGTCGAGCACTACGAGATATCGCGGTACGGAACGCTGATTGCCTGGGCGAAGCAGATGACCTTAGCCGAGGCAGTCGACCTCTTTCAGGAAACGCTCGAACAGGAAGTACGGACGGACGAACTCCTAACGAAAATTGCTAAAAAGGCGGTCAACGCAGCCGCGGCTGCGTAA
- a CDS encoding KUP/HAK/KT family potassium transporter, whose protein sequence is MSHARRVRAVNAALALGALGIVFGDIGTSPLYAFRQCFLSQLRIAPTHENVLGVLSLILWSLILIVFVRYIGMIMRVAHDGEGGILALLAFVLPPSKRGVLPAATWLTFLVILGAGMLLGDGIITPAVSVLSAVEGVSVATPEAQHLVVPIAVAILLALFLVQYRGTGKIGSVFGPIMLLWFVTIALLGISGIAQYPAALWALNPYYIVAFFLHHGPAALVIFGAVVLCVSGVEALYADMSHFGLKPIATAWTLVVFPALALNYVGQGALVLANPQSLDNPFYRLAPPAMLYPVVAIATLATIIASQALISGVFTLTKQAISLDFIPRVRVVYTSILHRGQIYVPFINRLLAIACISLVITFRSSTALANAYGLAVAVTMVVTSVAYFEVVRAKFGWSLPAALLATIPFLGIELLFVIGSLPKVREGGWFPLTISLIVFIIATTWRSGRRRIAQVQLEQSQSVESFLHEARPHLNVPYQGTAVFLTGDPEGVPFVLRHHLARTHSVDELIVLLTILPVTDPYVRQEKRVRAERLSEGLVRITARFGFMEKLDISPVVAGCSAHGLPLAGENTTYFAAEPVIVEKNHGLFNAARRGLFVLMKRNARSITASLGIPPDALAKLCIEVPW, encoded by the coding sequence ATGTCGCACGCCAGACGAGTCCGGGCCGTCAATGCTGCACTGGCCCTGGGCGCGCTGGGCATCGTCTTCGGCGATATCGGCACCAGTCCGCTCTACGCGTTTCGCCAGTGCTTCCTCAGCCAGTTGCGAATCGCTCCGACCCACGAGAACGTCCTCGGCGTTTTGAGCCTGATTCTCTGGTCGCTGATTCTCATCGTCTTCGTGCGCTACATCGGGATGATCATGCGCGTCGCGCACGACGGCGAGGGCGGCATCCTCGCGCTGCTGGCCTTCGTGCTGCCGCCCTCAAAGCGCGGCGTGCTGCCCGCCGCGACCTGGCTTACGTTCTTGGTGATTCTGGGCGCGGGCATGTTACTCGGCGACGGCATCATCACCCCGGCCGTCTCGGTACTATCGGCCGTCGAAGGCGTCTCGGTTGCCACGCCCGAGGCTCAGCACCTCGTCGTGCCGATCGCGGTCGCGATCCTCCTCGCGCTCTTCCTCGTGCAGTATCGCGGCACCGGAAAAATCGGCAGCGTCTTTGGGCCGATTATGCTGCTCTGGTTCGTCACGATCGCGCTGCTTGGGATATCCGGCATCGCCCAGTATCCCGCCGCGCTGTGGGCGCTCAATCCGTACTACATCGTCGCCTTCTTCTTACATCACGGTCCGGCGGCGCTCGTGATCTTCGGCGCGGTTGTGCTCTGCGTCTCGGGCGTCGAAGCGCTCTACGCCGACATGTCGCACTTCGGCCTCAAGCCGATCGCCACGGCCTGGACGCTGGTCGTCTTCCCCGCGCTCGCGCTCAACTACGTTGGCCAAGGCGCGCTCGTGCTTGCCAACCCCCAGAGCCTCGATAATCCCTTCTATCGCCTCGCGCCGCCGGCCATGCTCTATCCGGTCGTGGCGATCGCAACGCTGGCGACGATCATCGCGAGTCAAGCGCTGATCTCCGGCGTCTTCACGCTCACCAAACAGGCGATCAGTCTGGATTTCATTCCCCGCGTGCGCGTCGTCTATACCTCGATCCTGCACCGCGGCCAGATCTACGTGCCGTTCATCAACCGGCTCTTGGCGATCGCCTGCATCTCGCTGGTCATCACGTTCCGTAGCTCGACGGCGCTTGCCAATGCCTACGGTTTGGCCGTCGCCGTAACGATGGTCGTCACGTCGGTCGCGTATTTCGAAGTCGTGCGGGCGAAGTTCGGTTGGAGCCTTCCGGCGGCGCTGCTGGCAACGATTCCATTTTTGGGCATCGAGCTGCTCTTCGTCATCGGCAGCCTGCCCAAAGTGCGCGAAGGCGGCTGGTTCCCGCTGACGATCAGCTTGATCGTCTTCATCATCGCAACCACCTGGCGCTCTGGACGCCGCCGCATCGCGCAGGTTCAGCTCGAACAGTCGCAATCGGTCGAAAGCTTTTTACACGAAGCAAGGCCGCACCTCAACGTGCCCTACCAAGGAACCGCGGTCTTTCTCACCGGCGATCCTGAAGGGGTGCCGTTCGTGCTCCGGCACCACCTCGCGCGCACGCACAGCGTCGACGAGCTGATCGTGCTGCTGACGATTCTCCCCGTTACCGACCCCTACGTGCGCCAAGAGAAGCGCGTGCGTGCCGAGCGGCTCTCCGAGGGCCTGGTACGCATCACCGCGCGCTTCGGCTTCATGGAGAAACTCGACATCTCGCCGGTCGTCGCAGGCTGCTCGGCGCACGGGCTGCCGCTCGCGGGAGAGAACACGACCTACTTTGCGGCGGAGCCCGTGATCGTCGAGAAAAACCACGGGCTGTTCAATGCCGCGCGGCGCGGACTCTTCGTCCTAATGAAGCGTAACGCGCGTTCGATCACGGCATCTCTCGGGATTCCGCCCGACGCCCTGGCAAAGCTCTGCATCGAGGTGCCGTGGTAA
- a CDS encoding DUF6582 domain-containing protein has translation MDVTWRPMRDGSDAARSKLPDSAFAFPHERKEPLIDAGHVRSAVARFGSVDGVSNTERAQAFENIKAAAEYYGINLHAGSWHDLVG, from the coding sequence ATGGATGTGACTTGGCGGCCGATGCGCGACGGGAGCGACGCGGCCCGCTCCAAGCTTCCCGACAGCGCCTTTGCTTTTCCCCACGAACGCAAGGAGCCGCTGATCGACGCCGGTCACGTGCGCAGCGCGGTCGCCCGCTTCGGCTCGGTCGACGGCGTCAGCAATACGGAGCGCGCGCAAGCGTTCGAAAACATCAAGGCCGCCGCGGAATATTACGGCATCAATCTCCACGCGGGAAGCTGGCACGATCTGGTCGGATAG